Genomic window (Alnus glutinosa chromosome 9, dhAlnGlut1.1, whole genome shotgun sequence):
CACAAAGGATACCCTCtttccatttgaaatcaaatcattcatTATACcaattcaaagaacaaatcacaagagatacttAAAAATCATCTCAACAATCGAAtggaagtagaacaattagaatcaaaagcccataaaatcaaatagtataagcaagcatgaaaacatagtttttctttaatggtgatgcttcatcctcaaccctagatgaaaatTTAGTTCTGCATAACTAAAGAAatcataaataaacaacaagaatgcattaaaatcaaagaaacttagaaaatgattgaagttctaggtcaaaatcaacccaaaattcctaaaatacagtgagaacggcgcctagggcTCTCTCAAGCGTCTTCCCCcaaaagaaatgataaagatGGGTATTTATAGAGCTAGCTAGGGTTTATGCATATCCAGGTCAGCATAAGTGCACTCGATCGCACTTTAGGTGTGCTTGAGCTCACTCGAGCATTTGTTAGGGCGCTGATGGTTGTTGTGGGCCCGTGCGCTCGAGCTCAACAATGCTGTGATCGAGCCCACTCGGGTGAAAGGCTGTTGAGGGCTGTTGTGGGTGCGTGCGCTCGAGCTCAACATGGATGCGCTCAAGCTCATTCGGGTAAAAAGGGCTAGTGTGGGCACGTGCGCTCAAGCTCAATAGGGCTGTGCTTGAGCCCATTTCTAGAAAATCCGAATTTTCAGCATTTTTGCCTCAAAACCTGAATTTCTCTcttaatgacctgcaaaacactaaaacaccaaaactagccaaaaacatcagaaaataacaaaactaagggtttaacgaatgcaaattaaggggtccaaatatacaatatttgtgactcatTATCAGTAACCTATAATAACATTAGATCCAAGACCAAACAATAAACGTAAATCTTTGAACAATGGGGCCAAGCCTGTATACTCGTGCGCTCGTCATCCATACATGAcaatccacaatatatatatacagttttCATAATtcctttaataataaaatacatgtATAAATGAGATAAACATTTGTTGGAAATACTAGGCTTGCAACATAATTATTAATTGAAAGCATGCATCAAAGATTACacgatttataaaaaaaatatcacatttTCATGTTAAAAATAGTTTAATCGTTCtgtaagcatttacttacctcGAATGCTCATTCTTAATCCTGAACATCTTAACTTCACGTCATTGCAAATCATACTCTAATATTAGGCATATTACAACTATCATAAttccttaaataaaaaaaaatacatgtataAATGAGATAAACATTCGTTGGAAACATTAGGCTTGCAACATAATTATTAATTGAAAGCATGCATCAAAGATTAAACGGTTTATAAAGAGAATATCACATTTTCATGTTAAAAATAGTTTAACCATTTcgtaagcatttacttacctcGAATGTTCATCCTCAATCCCGAACATCTTAACTTCACATCATTGCAAATCATTCTCTAATATTAGGCATATTGTACACTAGAAACTCTAATCTTATACGTGAAACCATAATCATGCGTCAAAATGATAATCATGcaattaaaaccctaattatacACTTCCTGCCAGCATCAATCATTCGACCCTCGAGGATCAATTGATCGATGCTCTGTTATTTTGGTTAATACAAAAAATCTGTTACAAAAATCCTAATTTCATGCATAAGCAAGACAATTAATCATCTtagaagtcctaatatatatcATCTACCATACACACACATTTTGATCAAACATAACCACACACATTGCTTAATAAACATTAAAGATGACAACTTTTGTTTTCATAATCAATTCCCATTGTTAATAAACCATTTAAGAGTGTTTTGAAATACCGAAACATGCGTGTCTAGCTACTATTTTGacttaaaaattgataaatattgTTAAAGCTCATATATTTCATGTAAGAATCaaactttcttaaaattaaaatgccAACTTAACCCATAACATTGAGAAAGTAGCAAAGCATGTTTATGTACTAGAAAATACAGTAAAAAGTATGCATGAAAACTAAGGATTAGAGATTTGGTTAAGCTCATTACCACAAAGTATAAGCTCTCCAAACTTTGAGGAGCAAAACTTGCAAGAAAGCCCCCCCACCCACTTCTCCCTCTCTCCTCATATCTCTCTTTCTATAGGGTCTGGGTGTCTGAAATGGACGAAAATAGGACATAGGGTTTATTCTTGATCATTAAATAGGGTCATCCCTTgctgcataattttaaaattttatttcaaaactttgCATGAGAGCATCGATCGTTCGATGTGTCACGTGTATCAATCGTTTGATGATAACATCAAACAATCAATGGTTGTTaaaccttaaaattttaaaatatttttaacactttttatgaaacacttatatatatatatatatataaaaggaaattctACACTTAAAATAGTTTAAAGTATATAAGAAAGTTCTCATAATttgtaaatagaaaatatttattttaaaataattgccACATATTTAAGCGAGGTCTTCTATGTTGACTAGTCGTTAAAAAGAGGCACTCTAACCTCTAGGGCAAGGCACTGGCTTGATTAAGGTTGGAATGTCAAATTGGATTAGTAGGCAATTTTGGATTCTAATGCTAAATTGTGCCACTTGTATCAGCGTCGAGCAGACCTTGACAATGTTGGCTTAGAAGTCAGTGGCCCTAGAACGCTAGGGGCCATTGTCCAACCATCGATCTAGTGACCACAACCTAATGGTCGTCGTGACTACTAGactcagagagagagggagattatttttcttcttctacagtAAGGAggaggctatatatatatgagaaatactAGAGCTCCTTCTAATGTCTTTTTGTGGTCATTCTATGCTAACATGacaccctatttttttttttttttaataaaaacaggaaagagaaatcaagctgtagtttttttttattattattattaaaaatagggTGTCATGTAAGCATAGAAGAACTCTAGAAAAACACTAGAATgagctctagcatttctcatatatatatatatatatatatatatatatatatatatatattgttggttGGGTCCAGTAGAAAGTACGTTGGAAATCTTATCCATAATTAACTTTCAACCCACCTCTTGTCGAAATTTAAAAGCTTTTTTAGGACATCCAATGTACCCGTAGTTGGAAATCGGCCCAAATGGGTTGGAATCCGGTTAGGGGTGGACCTGCATAGGAGCCAGGGGGGGGCTCtggccccccaagccccaaaagtttccaaaaaaaaaaagaaaaaattaacccctaattttttaatttttttagttttgccccttcaattttttttttttatcaatttgatCCCTCCATTTTTTCAAGCCTGAGTCCGCCATTGATTCCGGTGAAAGGCGGGTCAATTGCCCGATGCACAGAGATTTGAACACCCCTACAGTACCCACTAGATTAGCACCCCCAAATTAACCAGTTGATTGACATTTTTGGAGTGGTTGGATTAATGGATTAGTGTGCATCAACCATTTAGTTAGGCGTGATTGGTAGTGGCCGACAGCTACCGGCCGGAATCCGATCATCAGAAATAATCAAAAAGCCGACCCAAGCGGTCAATGTCCTACTCTATTCACATATTCATACATTGTGTTTTACACGTCTCCATTTTTTATTCCAATAtgctttacaaaaaaaaaaaagcttgcttattaaacaaacaaaacccCCTTCCCTCTctattcaaaagaaaataaaagacaaaagaatattaAACTCAGCCCAGCTGGACGGGTGTGGTATTTGGCACTGTCCTCTAACCGGATTAGAATTTACGTGGTTGAGCGCGTGGGTGATGCAATTACTACCCATTGgccattatttttataatttccaCTTTTTTCCACTTCTCTCTCTATTCTTTTCTGCTTAAATTTTCCATTATGACCAAATGGAGCACACGCTTTTGCAAACCCATGTGACCTGCTCTCCAGCCATTCCACACAACCACATAGTACAAAGATTTGCCCACGCATCCCCGTAATCCGAATCATTTTAGTATTCCTTTAAGCTTTCTGATGTCTGATCTTTGACAATACTAAATGTGAATCCTTTAAGCTAAGGCCTTGTTTTTAATTGGTTGCACATAATTTGTGGTTCTGGGTGGTTTGTTTTGCTTAAAAGGTTTCTTCTGCCCGGGATTTTCTTTCACAGTGCCTGGTTTTCCCTGTAGCGTGTGTTTCAGGCTACAATATAAGAGTCACCTTAGTCTCTGAAATTTAATAAAAGGGTAGGGTACTTGAGCCGTTTCGGAAGTAGGGTCCTTATGGAATGGATTCTCAGATTCTGTAGCaaatagtggtttttttttttttttattatttgtttctccATTTCAGACTAAAAAACTGGGAGAATCTTTGAGCAAATTCTGAGCCCAAGATTAGTTGTTCTGGGGATGTGAAATTCCAGGCAAAGATGACATCTTTCAGTGGGTTAGGTATTAGTTTGAGCCTGGTCTTTGGGTTCCTCCTACTGGCTCTTGTTGCAGAGCTTTACTATTTGCTATggtggaggaagaagagaatcAGCAGCGCTGAGATTGAAGATGATTACAGCAAATATGCGAGGGAATTCTTTCAGTTTATCTGCTGGAAGAGACCCTCTTCTTTGCAGACCAACAACACTGAAGAGATTGTGAGAGACCCAGATGCCAATTGTCATGAACCAGACCCAGAGATGGGCTCTAGCAAGGATTTTCTGCTGCTGGCCTGTGGGGAAGAAGGTGTGGAATCAGAGCTCATGAGGCTGCACAATCTGGCAGGCCCTCCACGATTTCTCTTCACAATCAAAGAGGAAACTAAGGAGGATTTGGACTCTGAAGATGGGAAATCTAGAGGTGACAGAAGCAGAAAAGGGTCGAGAACGAGGAGCTTGAGTGATCTTGTTGCGGCTGTTGACAGCCCATTCCTTGTCCCTTTGGCTTCCCCACGACTAAAGTCTCCTCCTTTGAACGCTTTGGATTCTTATAACCACCACGGATTCAACCCTCTCTTTGAATCTTCAGCGGAGGCAGAAATGAACAGGTTGAGATCTTCACCCCCTCCAAGCTTCAAGTTCTTGAGGGATGCAGAGGAGAAATTGTACAGAAGATTGCGGGAAGAGGCGGAGAAAAAAGCACTTCTGGATTGTGGGTCTGTTCAAGCCTCTTCCAATTCAACGGTGGCAGCAGAAGAAAAAGATGGGTCTTTCCTCAAATTTATTGCTGGCaagaacaaagagagagagcttcATCACAATCTACCACAATATTCTTCAAGCTCCTCACAGGTACTGCCACTGGATTCTTCCCCTACAGCATTCAGACCGCTTGACAAGGCACCTCTGGTGCATTTGATATGAATTACCATGAAATGTGTCTTTGTTAATTCTTTTCACATGTTAATCCATTTTTCCAAGATGATTAATTCTGTCtttttgaatcttttttttttggtttcttattTCTTCTGTCATGACTGTTTGTTTTGGGGAAGATCGCCATTCTCAAAATCAGCTACAGTTTTGTGCCAGGCACCTTTGAGAATTGAATGGCAAACTGACATTTTCTGCAGAATGATGTTACGATGTTGGTTAGCTCTAGTGGGGCACTAGTAGGGTAATCTGTTTTTATCCATTCTTCATTGTGTCCTGGGGTGTTAATCATTCATGTGGATGGTAGTG
Coding sequences:
- the LOC133877759 gene encoding uncharacterized protein LOC133877759, producing the protein MTSFSGLGISLSLVFGFLLLALVAELYYLLWWRKKRISSAEIEDDYSKYAREFFQFICWKRPSSLQTNNTEEIVRDPDANCHEPDPEMGSSKDFLLLACGEEGVESELMRLHNLAGPPRFLFTIKEETKEDLDSEDGKSRGDRSRKGSRTRSLSDLVAAVDSPFLVPLASPRLKSPPLNALDSYNHHGFNPLFESSAEAEMNRLRSSPPPSFKFLRDAEEKLYRRLREEAEKKALLDCGSVQASSNSTVAAEEKDGSFLKFIAGKNKERELHHNLPQYSSSSSQVLPLDSSPTAFRPLDKAPLVHLI